A genomic segment from Nicotiana sylvestris chromosome 1, ASM39365v2, whole genome shotgun sequence encodes:
- the LOC138891166 gene encoding uncharacterized protein has protein sequence MVANALSRKAVSMGSLAFIPIACVVSRFSLYDRIRERQYDDPHLFVLKGTVQHGNTKDVTIGDDVVLRMQGWICLPNVDRLRELILEEAHNSQYSIHPGFAKMYQDLRQHYWWRNMKKDIVGFVAQFLNYFGGSWDQFLPLAEFAYNNNYQSSIQMASCEALYGRWYWSPVGRFEPAQSRQKSYADRKVREVAYMVGEKVLLRISPMKGVMRFRKKAKLSPWFIGPIEILKRIGEVAYELALPPSLSGVHLVFHVSMLRKYVGDLSHVLDFSTLQLDSDKTYSVESMAILDRQVRKLRSKNISSLKVQWRGQVVGEARWETEREMRSKYPQF, from the exons atggtggccaatgccttgagtagaaaggcagtgagcatgggtagccttgcatttaTTCCTATTG cttgtgtggtttctcggttttccttatatgaccgcatcagagagcgtcagtatgatgaccctcatttgtttgtccttaagggCACAGTTCAACACGGCAATACCAAAGAtgttactattggagatgatgtggtattgaggatgcaaggttggATTTGTTTACCGAACGTAGATAGgctgcgtgagttgattcttgaagaAGCCCACAACtcacagtattccattcatccgggtttcgcaaagatgtatcaggacttgaggcagcattattggtggaggaacatgaagaaagatatagtggggtttgtagctcagTTTTTaaact attttgggggttcttgggatcagtttctgccgctagcagagtttgcatataacaacaactaccaatcaagcattcagatggcttcgtgtgaggctttgtatgggagatggtATTGGTCTCCGGTAGGtcggtttgagccgg CGcaatctagacagaagagttatgccgatcgaAAAGTTCGTGAAGTTGCGTACATGGTAGGAGAGAAGGTACTACTCAGAAtttcacctatgaaaggtgttatgaggttcagGAAGAAGGCCAAGTTGAGTCCTTGGTTTATTGGGCCTATTGAAATACTtaagaggattggagaggtggcttatgaacttgcattgccgcctagtCTATCGGGTGTTCACCtagtgtttcatgtatccatgctgCGGAAGTATGTCGGAGATTtgtctcatgttttagatttcagTACACTTCAATTGGATAGTGATAAGACTTATAGTGTGGAGTCGATGGCCATTTTGgaccggcaggttcgaaagttgaggtcaaagaacatatCTTCATTGAAAGTACAATGGAGAGGCCAGGTAGTCGGAGAAGCTAgatgggagactgagcgggagatgcggagcaaatatccaCAATTCTAA